A window of Candidatus Methylomirabilis tolerans contains these coding sequences:
- a CDS encoding CHASE2 domain-containing protein — protein sequence MTNGNQTQGGGAATSESPSIMRIAGAIIVAFAFAAMLLLTNLPLFSLLELKGLDLLFRLRGPLAPPSEIVIIAIDEPSFAEITKQWPWPRSLHARLIDQLKKAGARVIGFDILFAEPAQPEEDRALARAIREAGKVVLAGERSVVADPRFRQTMLVDPIEPFKTTASVGIATLPIDPDGIVRRPLPGSHNLVSFASKIVELYVGEQQHGVRPAFNETMLINYFGPHRTIKTVSYYQALEADRMLPAGTFTDKIVLIGRDIQAAPEPQRTSPDVFLTPFSFDAGGPTAGVEIHATIVANLLAGQMVNESSPGVRYILLFLLALIGSLTTLRLKPLWALGTILGLWALFLLIAYGLFTKGNLWLPIFAGTVQGGLVYGGYLIAQIVSAQRERRRALEAMNRELERKVKERTAQLAAANEELAQEHRELERTFQELTRTQNELVQSEKMASLGFLVAGVAHELNNPISFVHSNMDFIGEYVVRLKGVLEAYEAVELPDGPAHQRLVALKNGAKLASTLNTLDELVSRCKRGTERVKRIVMDLGTFARADDVDPAPVDLHEGIETTLSLLENEYRDRITVHREYGTLPHVECHPGQINQVFMNLLLNAAQAIPETGEVWITTASQGDKVIIVIKDNGCGIPEANRAKIFDPFFTTKKVGEGMGLGLSLSYGIIQKHGGAMRVSSLDRQGTEFTIELPVRWKGV from the coding sequence ATGACTAATGGGAACCAGACGCAGGGCGGCGGAGCAGCCACCTCGGAGTCGCCAAGCATAATGCGGATTGCGGGAGCGATCATTGTCGCCTTTGCGTTCGCGGCCATGCTGCTCCTTACGAACCTTCCCCTCTTCTCCCTGCTGGAGCTGAAGGGATTGGATCTCCTGTTCCGCCTTCGAGGACCCCTCGCCCCCCCCAGCGAGATCGTCATCATCGCCATCGATGAGCCGTCGTTTGCCGAGATTACGAAGCAGTGGCCCTGGCCCAGAAGCCTTCATGCGCGCCTGATCGATCAACTGAAGAAGGCAGGGGCCAGGGTCATCGGCTTCGATATTCTTTTCGCCGAGCCCGCTCAGCCCGAAGAGGATCGGGCGCTAGCGCGAGCCATCCGTGAGGCCGGCAAAGTCGTCCTCGCCGGCGAGCGGTCGGTCGTGGCGGATCCGCGTTTTCGTCAGACGATGCTGGTCGATCCTATTGAACCGTTCAAGACAACTGCTTCAGTGGGAATCGCTACGCTTCCGATCGACCCTGACGGGATCGTGAGACGGCCCCTTCCAGGTTCTCACAATCTTGTCTCTTTCGCCTCCAAGATCGTTGAGCTGTACGTGGGAGAGCAGCAGCATGGAGTCCGCCCCGCCTTCAACGAGACGATGCTGATCAACTATTTCGGCCCCCACAGGACTATTAAAACAGTATCGTACTACCAGGCCCTCGAGGCCGACCGGATGCTTCCGGCGGGTACCTTCACCGACAAGATTGTCCTGATCGGCCGCGACATCCAGGCGGCGCCCGAACCGCAACGAACATCTCCCGATGTCTTCCTCACTCCGTTTTCCTTCGACGCGGGAGGCCCCACCGCCGGTGTCGAGATTCATGCCACAATCGTCGCCAACCTCCTGGCCGGACAGATGGTAAACGAATCCTCTCCTGGGGTGCGGTATATCCTCCTGTTCCTCCTAGCCCTGATCGGCAGCCTCACTACCCTGCGACTTAAGCCGCTCTGGGCTCTGGGAACGATCCTCGGCCTTTGGGCGCTCTTTCTACTGATCGCCTACGGGCTCTTCACAAAAGGGAATCTGTGGCTTCCCATCTTCGCCGGCACGGTTCAGGGCGGCCTGGTCTATGGCGGGTATCTGATCGCTCAGATCGTCTCAGCTCAGCGCGAACGACGACGCGCGCTCGAAGCGATGAACCGGGAGCTGGAACGAAAGGTCAAAGAGCGGACCGCTCAACTTGCGGCGGCGAATGAAGAGCTGGCACAAGAACATCGCGAACTGGAGAGGACTTTTCAGGAGTTGACTCGAACTCAGAACGAGTTGGTCCAATCCGAAAAGATGGCGTCCCTGGGATTTCTCGTTGCGGGGGTGGCTCATGAGCTGAATAATCCTATCAGTTTCGTGCACAGTAACATGGATTTCATCGGTGAATATGTTGTGAGGTTGAAAGGCGTGCTTGAGGCCTACGAGGCGGTCGAACTGCCCGACGGGCCTGCCCATCAGCGGCTCGTAGCGCTGAAAAACGGGGCAAAGCTGGCCTCGACTCTCAATACGTTGGACGAACTGGTTTCCCGTTGCAAGCGGGGGACGGAACGGGTAAAGAGGATTGTCATGGATCTCGGGACATTTGCCAGGGCAGACGATGTCGACCCAGCGCCCGTCGATCTGCATGAAGGGATCGAGACCACCCTCAGCCTTCTTGAAAACGAGTACAGAGATCGGATCACTGTTCATCGAGAGTATGGAACGTTACCTCATGTGGAATGTCATCCTGGCCAGATCAACCAGGTATTCATGAATTTGCTGCTCAATGCTGCCCAAGCGATCCCTGAGACGGGAGAGGTCTGGATCACAACCGCTTCGCAGGGTGATAAGGTCATCATCGTCATTAAGGATAACGGCTGCGGCATTCCTGAAGCGAATCGTGCGAAGATCTTCGATCCTTTCTTTACCACAAAGAAGGTGGGGGAAGGGATGGGCCTTGGGCTGAGCCTCAGTTATGGGATCATCCAAAAGCATGGCGGCGCCATGCGCGTGTCGAGCCTCGATCGCCAGGGGACGGAGTTTACCATTGAGCTCCCGGTGAGGTGGAAGGGGGTATGA